The Mucilaginibacter sp. PAMB04168 genome contains the following window.
GACGCCATATATTTAACCATCGGTTAATATTCTGTAAAACTTTTAAATTTGCGCTCGGTTATACAAAAATAATGATTGAGAAGCCGACCCCCTTTAATGATAAATTGCTTTTGAATATTCTTGCTGTTTCGAACGAAGCTACAGCCATTTATACTACAGATGATATTGTTATTCAATTTGCTAATGATGCAATGCTTGGCTTTTGGGGAAAAGACAGAAGCGTTATTGGTTTACCTTTAGAAGAAGGTGTGCCTGAACTTAAAGGTCAGCCGTTTAAATATATGCTTCAGCAGGTGCTGCGTACTGGTATTACCGATAATGGCATAATTTCTGCCGAAACCTTAATTAACGGTGAGCTTCAAACTAATTATTATGAATATGAGTACCGCGCCATACCCGATGATAACGGCGTGCCTTATTGTGTTTTACATACCGCGGCTAACGTAACCGAAAGGGAGCGCAACAAAAGGGTTATAGCGCAGCAACAAGAGGAAGCTCAGGCCCTGACCGAAGAGCTGGAAGCATCAAACGAAGAGTTGCGGCTAATTAACGAGGAACTTATTATTTCAAACAATGAACTGGATAATGCCCAAACCCAACTCCAAGCTGCTTATAATTCGCTGGAAGAAAGTGAGATTGCGTTAAGACTGGCTATAGAGGCTGCTAACTTCGGTACCTGGCATATTAATTCAGTAACGAGAGCGTTCATCACCTCAGCAAGATTGAGGGAGCTTTTTGGCTACCGTGCTGATGAGGAGATTACCATAGAGGACACTTTGGCACAGATTACTGATGAATACCGGGGCTTAGTTTCAAAAAAGTTTGAGAATGCTATTTACAACGGAGACGATTTTGATGTGACTTACCAGGTGGTGGGTTACCATGACCAGGTGATACGCTGGCTAAGGGCAATTGGCAATTTAAAAGCCGACCCAAGTGGTGAGTTCTCGAATTTTACAGGTGTGGTGATGGACGTATCCGAGCTGAGAAGAGACGAGCAGCGCAAAAATGATTTTATAGGTATGGTAAGCCACGAGCTTAAAACGCCATTAACATCTATGAAAGGCTATGTGCAAATCTTAAAAAGCAAGGCTGACAAAAACCAGGACAAATTCAGTTCGGATGTATTAGACAAGGCCAACAACCAGGTCAGTAAGATGACCACACTCATCAACGGCTTTTTGAATGTTTCCCGGCTCGAATCAGGCAAGATCCAAATCGACAAACAAGTGTTTGACATGGCCTTACTGGTAAAGGAAGTAGAAGAGGAGTCTATAACAACGATTACAAGCCATAAAGTAGTGTTTGCACCTGTTGTGGAAACCATAGTAAAGGCCGATAGAGATAAAATTGGGCAGGTTATTAATAATTTTATCAGCAATGCCGTAAAGTATTCACCTGCAGGTAGTACTATTGAGGTTGCTTGTATAACTATAAATGGTAAAGCTTTAGTAAGTGTTAAAGACCAGGGCATGGGTATTGCCCCCAAGGATATTGATAAGTTGTTTGAACGCTATTACCGTGTTGAAAACAATAGTACCGCAACAATTGCAGGTTTTGGCATAGGTTTATATCTGTCGTCAGAGATTGTTGAGCGGCATAACGGCAACATTGGCGTAGAAAGCGTTTTGGGCAAAGGCAGTACATTTTGGTTTACTTTGCCGGTTAATTTGGTTTAAGTTTCCGTCCAAGTTATAATATAGCTACCTGTACTTTCTTTTCCAGATTTTAAACCAAGCTTTGTTTTTGGGATAGCTGCGATGCGAAGTAGCGTTATTGCAAACCAGCGCTACCAGCAGTAAAATAACTACGCCTGTAAATACTGGGCTTAATACATAAAAGTACCCAAGCGCCCTAATCTTATCCGACCCAATGTTGGCAATAAGCGCAGTTGCACCGCCCGGCGGGTGCAGTGTTTTGGTGATTTGCATAAGCACAATAGCTACAGATACCGACAACGCCGACGTTAACCACACCTCGCCCGGAATAAGCTTATGAATACTTACGCCTACCAATGCACTGATAACATGTCCGCCTATTAAATTACGCGGTTGCGCCAGTGGGCTGTTAATAGCCCCGTAAATAAGCACAGAAGAAGCGCCGAATGACCCGATCAGAAACAGGTTATCGTATGCGGTGAAATATTTACTATTTAAAAGTCCGATTATGCCGATACCGAGAAAAGAGCCTATAAAAGTCCATAAATGCTCTTTGTAATCAACAAGGGTTTCTTTGTAAACAATATATCTGGCGTTCCTTACGTGTACCTTAATTCGTCTTCTCATAAATCAAAGCAAAAATAGCGTTCGTAAGAATATATAGCTATCTTAAAATAAGATTGAAAACATAACGTGTGTATGATGGGTGTAATATTACATCACATATTAAGTATTGCAGTACTGTCTCACAGGTAGAAGGGTGTACAGGCAATAGCTTACAATAACACCGTTACGAAAGTATATTTAGCCCGTCTGCTTGTGTTATTATAATCAGCCGATGGGTTATGAGAGAGAATTCCACAGCAAACAAGGCATATTAACGGCATATATTTATAAAAGTCAAATTTTAATATATTTGGCAAATCTATCTAACCCTGCAATTTGATGAACGACGTTGTGAATGCACAAATGTTTGAAGCGTTATTTAACCAATCGCCCAGCCCGGTTTCGGTTGTACGGGCTGACGCCCCTGCATTCACCATAGTAGCTGTTAATGATGTTTATGTTAAGCGATCACACCTTAATAAAGACCAGATCTTAAACAAGCCATCTTTTGATGTTTACAGACCCTGGGATGAGGCCAGCGCCGAGCAGTTTAAACTACTGCGCGAAGGGCTTATGCAAGCCGTTTATGATAAACAGCAAGTAAATCTGCCCACGTTATCGTTTGATGCACCTGCTAAAGACGGAGAGGCAGGCTCGCGAAGCTGGTGGCAAATACAGATTTCTCCTGTTTTAGACACTGCCGGTGAAGTAGAATACCTGATGTGCGTTACCCGCAATGTTACCGAGCAGGAACAGGTGAGGAAGCAGGCGGAAGAATCGCGCGAAAAGGAACAGGAGCTGAATGAGGAACTGCAGGTTATCAACGAAGAGCTTGCCGCTACCAATGAGGAGCTAACCTCAACTATTGAAGAACTCAGTTACTCGCAGGAGAGGCTATCGAGGCTTAACAATGAGCTGGAGGAACGTATCACCGCACGTACAGCTGCCCTGACTGCCAGTGAGCGGCGTTACAAAACCATATTGAATACGCTGCCGCAAATTGCATGGACTACCACCCTGCAAGGTGAAGTGAGCTTTTTTAACCAGCGCTGGTATGAGTACACTGGCCTCAGCGTAGAACAAAGTAAGGCAACCGGCTGGGAGGACGTAATTCACCCTGATGATTTGGAGTATAGTGTGAGAACCTACCGTGACATTGTGGCTACCAAACGCCCGGGCGAGTATGAGCTACGTGAAAAGGGAACCGACGGCATATACCGCTGGCACTTAATCCGCGTACAGCCTATCCGCAATGAGTTTGGCGACATTGAGCATTGGATTGGTACCGCAACCGATATTGACTCCATAAAGCAGTTACAGCAACAAAAGGACGACTTCATCAGCATTGCCAGCCATGAATTAAAAACGCCAATAACCAGTCTGAAAGCATCTTTGCAGCTAATGGATAAAGTAAAAGACAATCCAACGAGTGATATGATGCCGCGGCTCATCTTACAATCGCGCAAAAGTATACAGCGCGTGAGCGTGCTTATTGAAGATCTGCTTAATGTAAGCCGTTTACAGCAGGGCGAGGTACAGCTTAATAAAAGCACCTTTATAGTATCGCAGTTGCTTAATGCCTGTTGTAATCCCATTGCCATTATGGGTAAGCAAAAGATAAAAATAGATGGCGAGGTAGAGTTGCAAGTATGTGCAGACGAGCACCGTATTGACCAGGTGGTTACAAACTTGGTAAATAACGCCGTTAAGTATGCACCCGAGTCGGAGTATATTACGCTTTGCATCGAGAAAGATTTTGACATGGTAAAGGTATCGGTGAGCGACAACGGCCCCGGTGTGCCCGAAGATAAGATTCCGCACCTGTTTGACCGGTATTACCGGGTTGATTCCTCAGGCTACCATGCCTCCGGTTTAGGTTTAGGACTGTACATTAGCGCCGAAATTATTAAACGCCATGGAGGAGAAATAGGTGTGGATAGCAAAATAGGCAAGGGCAGTACCTTCTGGTTTACTCTGCCGCTTATAGAAGATTATGATTAAAAGTTGCTTTTTACATCTTTAAATACCATAACGGCATGTGATGATAAATCATGTGCCGTTTTGTTATTTAAGCTTGTTTTGCTACAAGTAAGTCAGTTGTGTGTTTGTTAAGAGATAAGTATGCTATTAATAAACTTTTGTCTCATGTCATTTTAAACTCAATTGGGCGATACTACTGCGCTTAGTCTTTGGATACGATATTCAAGGTTAGTTTGAGTTTTATGTTCGTTTCTGAGATTGGGAAGCGTTATAAAGGTGTCATTGCGTAGACAGCAAGCCGGGGTAGGGCAGTACGTTCCAGTTTATATCATTTCTGCCGGTCATGAGGCATTGGTGAACGTTATGCCAGCAACAATATCTCTGCAAATAGCGCTATTTTTACTACATTGCATCCTAACCTTATTCACCATGAAATTGAAGTTAACCCTACTCTGCTGCGTGTTTATAAACTGCGCCTTAGCCCAGGACTCCATTTTTGCCCGCCGCATGGTGGATACGCTCACCTCACCTTACTTTTGGGGACGTGGCTATACTAACGATGGCATGGGTAGAGCCGGTAAATTTATCTCTGCGCAATTTAAAAGCTACGGCTTGCAGCCCATGAAGGGGAAGGATTATATGCAGGAGTTCAGCTTTAACGTCAACACCTTTCCGGGCAAAATGGAAGTGGCTATCAATGGCCTTGCCTTACTGCCTGGTCGAGATTTTATTGTGGGTCCGGAAAGCCAGGGCGCTAAAGCACAAGGCAAGCTGGTACAGCAAGACAGCGTAACGTTTGTAAATGCGGAAAACCGCATCATTGTGTCATTACAAAACAAGCTTACCTGGTCTGTAGCCCAGGAGTTAGGCGATTATACGGTTATTCAAGTGGATAAGAAAGCGCTGAAGGGGCAACCATCAGCCGTTAGTGTAAATATAGAAAATAAGCTCATCAACAATTTTAAAACGGGCAATATCTGTGCGCTGGTTAAAGGAACTGCCAAGCCCGATTCTATCGTAATGTTCACCGGTCATTATGATCACTTGGGCGGTATGGGCAGCAATACATACTTCCCCGGTGCAAACGATAATGCCAGCGGTATAACCATGCTGCTTAGCCTGGCTAAGTACTATGCTGCACATCCGCAGCCATATACTGTGGCGTTCATGTGCTTTGCCGGAGAGGAAGCAGGTATACTGGGGTCAAAGTACTTTACCGAACATCCGCTGGTGCCTTTATCCAGCATCAAGTTTCTGGTTAATATGGATATTATGGGTACCGGTAATGAAGGTATTACAGTGGTTAATGCATCGGTATATCCAAAGCAGTTCGAATTACTGAAACAAGTGAACGCACAAGGTAACTACCTGGTTAAAGTATACTCGCGTGGTAAAGCAGCCAACAGCGATCACTATTGGTTTACCGAAAAAGGTGTTCCCGCGTTTTTTATCTACACCATGGGCGGCATCAAAGCTTATCATGACGTGTTCGACATCAGTAAAACGCTACCTTTAAACGAATATAATGACCTCTTTAAGCTGCTTGTTGATTTTAACACACAGCTGCAAAAGCAATAAATATTAGTTTAATGAAATACATCTACCTACTCATTGCCATACTATCAGAAGTAACGGCCACCAGTGCACTCAAAGCTTCTGAGCAGTTTACGCGTTTATGGCCGTCAGTTATTGTGGTGGTGGGTTATGCCTCTGCTTTTTACTTTAT
Protein-coding sequences here:
- a CDS encoding ATP-binding protein, coding for MIEKPTPFNDKLLLNILAVSNEATAIYTTDDIVIQFANDAMLGFWGKDRSVIGLPLEEGVPELKGQPFKYMLQQVLRTGITDNGIISAETLINGELQTNYYEYEYRAIPDDNGVPYCVLHTAANVTERERNKRVIAQQQEEAQALTEELEASNEELRLINEELIISNNELDNAQTQLQAAYNSLEESEIALRLAIEAANFGTWHINSVTRAFITSARLRELFGYRADEEITIEDTLAQITDEYRGLVSKKFENAIYNGDDFDVTYQVVGYHDQVIRWLRAIGNLKADPSGEFSNFTGVVMDVSELRRDEQRKNDFIGMVSHELKTPLTSMKGYVQILKSKADKNQDKFSSDVLDKANNQVSKMTTLINGFLNVSRLESGKIQIDKQVFDMALLVKEVEEESITTITSHKVVFAPVVETIVKADRDKIGQVINNFISNAVKYSPAGSTIEVACITINGKALVSVKDQGMGIAPKDIDKLFERYYRVENNSTATIAGFGIGLYLSSEIVERHNGNIGVESVLGKGSTFWFTLPVNLV
- a CDS encoding M28 family peptidase encodes the protein MKLKLTLLCCVFINCALAQDSIFARRMVDTLTSPYFWGRGYTNDGMGRAGKFISAQFKSYGLQPMKGKDYMQEFSFNVNTFPGKMEVAINGLALLPGRDFIVGPESQGAKAQGKLVQQDSVTFVNAENRIIVSLQNKLTWSVAQELGDYTVIQVDKKALKGQPSAVSVNIENKLINNFKTGNICALVKGTAKPDSIVMFTGHYDHLGGMGSNTYFPGANDNASGITMLLSLAKYYAAHPQPYTVAFMCFAGEEAGILGSKYFTEHPLVPLSSIKFLVNMDIMGTGNEGITVVNASVYPKQFELLKQVNAQGNYLVKVYSRGKAANSDHYWFTEKGVPAFFIYTMGGIKAYHDVFDISKTLPLNEYNDLFKLLVDFNTQLQKQ
- a CDS encoding HPP family protein; protein product: MRRRIKVHVRNARYIVYKETLVDYKEHLWTFIGSFLGIGIIGLLNSKYFTAYDNLFLIGSFGASSVLIYGAINSPLAQPRNLIGGHVISALVGVSIHKLIPGEVWLTSALSVSVAIVLMQITKTLHPPGGATALIANIGSDKIRALGYFYVLSPVFTGVVILLLVALVCNNATSHRSYPKNKAWFKIWKRKYR
- a CDS encoding ATP-binding protein, producing MNDVVNAQMFEALFNQSPSPVSVVRADAPAFTIVAVNDVYVKRSHLNKDQILNKPSFDVYRPWDEASAEQFKLLREGLMQAVYDKQQVNLPTLSFDAPAKDGEAGSRSWWQIQISPVLDTAGEVEYLMCVTRNVTEQEQVRKQAEESREKEQELNEELQVINEELAATNEELTSTIEELSYSQERLSRLNNELEERITARTAALTASERRYKTILNTLPQIAWTTTLQGEVSFFNQRWYEYTGLSVEQSKATGWEDVIHPDDLEYSVRTYRDIVATKRPGEYELREKGTDGIYRWHLIRVQPIRNEFGDIEHWIGTATDIDSIKQLQQQKDDFISIASHELKTPITSLKASLQLMDKVKDNPTSDMMPRLILQSRKSIQRVSVLIEDLLNVSRLQQGEVQLNKSTFIVSQLLNACCNPIAIMGKQKIKIDGEVELQVCADEHRIDQVVTNLVNNAVKYAPESEYITLCIEKDFDMVKVSVSDNGPGVPEDKIPHLFDRYYRVDSSGYHASGLGLGLYISAEIIKRHGGEIGVDSKIGKGSTFWFTLPLIEDYD